From a region of the Pseudanabaena sp. BC1403 genome:
- the infC gene encoding translation initiation factor IF-3, whose product MTKKPIKDLPQINERIRYPKIRVIDMEGEQLGILTPKEALKMAEEKELDLVLVSDKADPPVCRIMDYGKFKFEQEKKAREARKKQHTSDVKEVKMRYKIEEHDYKVRINHAERFLKEGDKVKATVMFRGREIQHVDLAEVLLNRMASDLESVAEIQQYPKREGRNITMLMAPKK is encoded by the coding sequence ATGACTAAAAAGCCAATTAAAGACCTTCCCCAAATCAACGAACGTATCAGATATCCAAAAATTCGAGTCATTGATATGGAGGGGGAGCAACTCGGCATCCTAACCCCCAAAGAAGCCTTGAAAATGGCTGAAGAAAAAGAGCTAGATCTTGTGCTAGTCAGCGATAAAGCTGATCCTCCTGTATGTCGAATCATGGACTATGGCAAATTCAAGTTTGAGCAAGAGAAAAAGGCACGCGAAGCTCGCAAAAAACAACATACTTCCGATGTCAAAGAAGTCAAGATGCGCTACAAAATTGAGGAGCATGATTATAAAGTGCGAATCAATCATGCAGAACGCTTTTTGAAAGAAGGCGATAAAGTCAAAGCAACAGTAATGTTTCGTGGTCGCGAAATTCAACACGTTGATCTTGCTGAAGTTTTGTTGAATCGCATGGCTAGTGATTTAGAGTCTGTCGCTGAGATTCAGCAATATCCTAAGCGCGAAGGAAGAAATATCACTATGTTGATGGCTCCAAAGAAATAA
- the aroB gene encoding 3-dehydroquinate synthase yields the protein MSENSATVTVALNSDNQPNRSYDIAIASHSLKNLGDKLVEIGLGKKSKKVLIVSNPVIYKHYGETVQTSLSNAGFDVAYLILPAGERFKTANSLQKIYDAALAHRLERSSMIVALGGGVIGDMSGYAAATWLRGIDLVQVPTTLLAMVDSAIGGKTGINHPQGKNLIGAFYQPRLVWVDPEVLKTLPAREFRSAMAEVIKYGIIWDRELFDLLANCDRLDQLRYISSELLQTILYRCAKAKAEVVSKDEKEGNLRAILNYGHTVGHAIESVTNYRLYNHGEAVGLGMVIAGAIAVDLGLWSELDQVQQVALIAKTHLPQTVPADINLESIIESLSTDKKVEAGKVRFILPTAIGSVTLSDRVTSDMVNQNLRKMMA from the coding sequence ATGTCTGAAAACTCCGCAACAGTTACCGTTGCTCTAAATAGCGATAACCAGCCTAATCGTAGTTATGACATTGCGATCGCATCGCATAGCCTCAAAAACTTAGGCGATAAATTAGTAGAAATTGGTTTAGGCAAAAAAAGCAAAAAAGTTCTTATTGTCTCCAATCCCGTTATTTACAAGCACTATGGCGAAACTGTCCAGACTTCCCTAAGTAACGCAGGTTTTGATGTTGCTTATTTAATCTTGCCCGCAGGTGAACGCTTCAAAACCGCGAACTCACTTCAAAAGATTTATGACGCGGCTCTTGCCCATCGTTTAGAACGCTCATCAATGATTGTTGCCCTCGGTGGTGGAGTGATTGGCGATATGTCGGGCTATGCGGCAGCAACTTGGTTACGCGGTATTGATCTTGTTCAAGTTCCCACCACACTTTTGGCAATGGTGGATTCCGCCATCGGTGGCAAGACGGGGATCAACCATCCACAAGGTAAAAACTTAATCGGTGCTTTTTATCAACCCCGACTAGTTTGGGTCGATCCTGAAGTCTTAAAAACTTTGCCAGCTCGTGAGTTTCGTTCAGCGATGGCAGAGGTTATTAAGTACGGCATAATCTGGGATCGGGAATTGTTTGATTTATTAGCTAATTGCGATCGCCTCGATCAGTTACGTTATATTTCATCGGAATTGCTGCAAACAATTTTGTATCGTTGTGCCAAAGCTAAAGCTGAAGTCGTATCCAAGGATGAGAAAGAAGGAAATCTTCGCGCCATTCTCAACTATGGTCATACAGTTGGTCATGCGATCGAATCGGTTACCAACTATCGCCTTTACAATCATGGTGAAGCTGTCGGGCTAGGAATGGTAATTGCGGGTGCGATCGCCGTCGATCTTGGCCTATGGTCTGAGTTAGATCAAGTTCAACAAGTAGCATTAATTGCTAAAACTCATTTACCACAGACAGTACCTGCGGACATTAATCTTGAATCAATTATTGAGTCGCTATCTACCGACAAGAAAGTAGAAGCTGGCAAAGTTCGCTTTATTTTACCTACAGCGATCGGATCGGTAACCCTAAGCGATCGGGTAACCTCGGATATGGTTAACCAAAATTTACGAAAAATGATGGCATAA
- the holA gene encoding DNA polymerase III subunit delta, whose amino-acid sequence MPVYFYWGDDDYQISQAVKKLIDTHVDPMWLDFNYVKISATGDLEVMDGLNQAVTSPFGMGSRLTWLADTAIAQRCSESLLLELERTFNHLPLDSYILFTSSNKPDGRAKSTKLLQKYSQILEFSLIPPWKTDAIVQLVKQTATEIDLKIASDGIDLLVEAIGNDTRRLTMELQKLQLLHYGKTKPLTAKEIAPLVQVSAHNSLQLASAIRSANTSQSLSLIAELLRNNEVGLRICATLVGQFRTWLWIKLMQESGERDDKAIADAAEVGNPKRIYFLKQEVQGLNSQKLMRSLSILLRLEADLKHGKDETATLQTAIIELCQAMTK is encoded by the coding sequence ATGCCTGTCTACTTTTATTGGGGCGATGACGACTATCAAATTTCTCAAGCAGTAAAAAAACTGATAGACACTCATGTCGATCCGATGTGGCTTGACTTTAATTACGTCAAAATCAGTGCTACAGGGGATCTTGAGGTGATGGATGGGCTAAACCAAGCTGTAACTTCGCCCTTTGGGATGGGTAGTCGTTTAACTTGGTTAGCTGATACGGCGATCGCCCAACGTTGTTCTGAATCGCTACTATTAGAGCTAGAAAGAACTTTTAACCATTTACCTTTAGACTCCTACATCTTGTTTACATCATCAAATAAGCCTGATGGGAGAGCCAAATCTACCAAGTTGTTGCAGAAGTATTCCCAGATTTTAGAGTTTTCGCTAATACCTCCTTGGAAAACTGATGCGATCGTCCAATTAGTGAAACAAACCGCCACAGAAATTGACTTAAAAATAGCATCAGATGGCATAGATCTCCTAGTTGAAGCGATTGGTAATGATACGCGCCGACTGACAATGGAATTGCAAAAGTTACAACTGTTACACTATGGGAAAACGAAGCCACTTACAGCTAAAGAAATTGCCCCACTTGTGCAAGTCTCGGCTCACAATAGCTTGCAATTAGCTAGTGCGATTCGCTCCGCAAATACTAGTCAATCACTCTCTTTGATTGCGGAATTACTGCGAAATAATGAAGTGGGTTTACGGATCTGTGCAACTTTGGTGGGCCAGTTTCGCACATGGCTTTGGATTAAGCTGATGCAAGAATCGGGAGAACGAGATGATAAGGCGATCGCTGATGCTGCTGAAGTTGGTAATCCTAAGCGAATATATTTTCTGAAGCAAGAAGTACAGGGTCTAAATAGTCAAAAGTTAATGCGATCACTAAGTATTTTGTTGCGATTAGAAGCCGACCTCAAGCATGGTAAAGACGAAACGGCAACATTGCAAACCGCAATTATTGAGCTATGCCAAGCTATGACCAAATAA
- a CDS encoding sugar transferase: MITRSKANSQVSLRPKKSVTNRTDYYASWGKRVFDIAFASIVLTAFSPVYLAITLLVFISSPGSVLYIHPRVGLNGSKFNCIKFRTMINGADQALEDYLNSCPISRAEYESSFKLKHDPRITKIGKFLRTTSLDELPQFWNVLIGDMSVVGPRPLVQDELSKYGTAIDRVLSVRPGIAGLWQVSGRNDIPYAKRVQIDASYVRRMSFLLDLHLIFKTILVVIFPKGNGAY, from the coding sequence ATGATTACTAGAAGCAAAGCAAATAGTCAAGTTAGCCTCCGTCCAAAAAAATCGGTTACAAATCGTACAGATTACTATGCAAGTTGGGGAAAAAGAGTCTTTGATATCGCATTTGCATCAATTGTTTTAACTGCGTTTTCTCCAGTTTATTTAGCAATTACGTTGCTGGTTTTCATTAGTTCTCCTGGCTCAGTTTTGTATATTCATCCTAGAGTTGGTTTAAATGGTTCTAAATTTAATTGCATCAAGTTTAGAACTATGATTAATGGCGCAGATCAAGCTCTTGAAGATTATTTAAATTCATGCCCGATTAGCCGTGCTGAATATGAATCATCTTTTAAGCTTAAACATGATCCTCGGATTACCAAAATTGGTAAGTTCTTGCGGACTACCAGTTTGGATGAGCTGCCCCAGTTTTGGAATGTACTTATTGGCGATATGAGTGTAGTTGGTCCAAGACCATTGGTTCAAGATGAACTAAGTAAATATGGCACTGCGATCGATCGAGTACTTAGTGTTCGACCTGGTATTGCGGGACTATGGCAAGTTTCAGGAAGAAACGATATTCCTTACGCCAAGAGGGTACAGATTGATGCAAGCTATGTTAGACGCATGAGTTTTTTGCTTGATCTGCATCTTATATTTAAAACTATTTTGGTTGTGATTTTCCCCAAAGGGAATGGAGCATATTAA
- a CDS encoding Npun_F0813 family protein: MFILKRQDVDIVNVQNPQNKDQQIPILQYQGQTFRLLNMFGDNRNEALALWRDLTDNKGKACVLLEEPQRFSVWGRVKLDQLHIAPTQSSSVGTHLVQGCLLILQAVYIDVEDLLGVRQAGSFKQDLLKFMQQGKFAQSETISALEGVLSINPLNSVQIPNWDESKLQLLLGEIHRLASSYFGNNSFVDSAMTALNELPESASVTAWLINTPKGKLWK; encoded by the coding sequence ATGTTCATCCTGAAGCGCCAAGACGTTGATATCGTTAACGTCCAAAATCCACAAAACAAAGATCAACAAATACCGATTTTGCAATATCAGGGGCAAACATTTCGGTTGCTCAACATGTTTGGCGATAATCGAAATGAGGCTTTAGCGCTTTGGCGTGACTTAACTGATAACAAAGGCAAAGCTTGCGTATTATTAGAAGAGCCTCAGCGTTTTAGCGTGTGGGGCAGAGTCAAACTGGACCAACTCCATATAGCACCTACCCAGAGTTCTTCAGTAGGTACACATCTTGTTCAAGGTTGTTTACTGATATTGCAAGCTGTGTATATTGATGTTGAAGATCTGCTTGGCGTTAGGCAAGCAGGTTCTTTTAAACAAGATTTGCTGAAGTTTATGCAACAAGGTAAATTTGCTCAAAGCGAAACAATTTCGGCTCTGGAAGGTGTTTTGTCAATCAATCCACTTAATAGTGTGCAAATTCCCAACTGGGATGAAAGCAAATTGCAACTTCTTTTAGGTGAAATACATCGATTAGCATCTTCCTATTTTGGAAATAATAGTTTTGTCGATAGTGCGATGACAGCCTTAAATGAACTACCCGAATCAGCATCCGTTACTGCTTGGCTGATAAATACCCCTAAAGGCAAACTCTGGAAGTAG
- a CDS encoding replicative DNA helicase: protein MSKDFESISDRLPPQNIEAEEAVLGGILIDPEAVSRVLDTLRPEMFYVAAHQEIFRACLMLHNQSNPTDMMSLTTWLSDRDMLEKIGGQTKIAQLCDRTVSAVNIDFYAQLVADKYARRKLAEAARGVVEISYSNEIELPQLLDQSEQKIFAVTQSRAQQGLTPAADILTKTFYELENRFNSLGTGNSTATGLITGFYDFDAMTNGLQRSDLIILAGRPSMGKTAFGLEIARKMAEIHRLPVAIFSLEMSKEQLVYRLLASQSKVRSSDMGIDSNRLRTGQISENEWGTVAMAISGLSELPLFIDDTPNPPITELRSKARRLQSEKGGVLGLILIDYLQLMEGSGSDNRVQEISRITRSLKALARELNVPVIALSQLSRGVEARTNKRPMLSDLRESGCLSGDSLITMADTGAEIPIRELVGKSHFSIWAVNSQTFKMERAIVSNAFCTGSKPVYQLKTQLGRSIKATTNHKFLTIQGWKRLDELQIGDRIAMPRQIPCQELQTMSDAELALLGHLIGDGCTLPRHAIQYTTRELDLAELVASLATEVFRDQIVPRIKKERDWYQVYLSSAYHLTHGIKNPITKWLQNLDIFGLRSHEKFIPSQVFQQPQESIAIFLRHLWATDGCIRANKKSRYPSVYYASSSKRLAQEVQSLLLRLGINATLRTVSQGKKGRDQHQIWVAGKTDPEKFINLVSAVGKYKQESLQEINLYISNSGSANTNRDLISKEVWKTHINVAREKLGLTTREMQAHLGTKYCGSSLYKNAIGRDRMNKLAIILESKEILNLATSDIYWDKVEAIDLLEEEMVYDLTVPSLANFTANNFYVHNSIEQDADLVINLYRDEYYNPETPDRGVAEIIIAKHRNGPVGTVKLLFEPRLTKFENMASSRS, encoded by the coding sequence ATGAGCAAAGACTTTGAATCTATCAGCGATCGCCTACCGCCACAGAATATTGAGGCAGAGGAGGCTGTCTTAGGTGGTATCTTGATCGATCCAGAGGCAGTTTCGCGTGTACTAGATACCTTGCGTCCTGAAATGTTCTATGTAGCCGCACATCAGGAGATTTTTCGGGCTTGCCTGATGTTACATAATCAGTCTAATCCCACGGACATGATGAGTTTGACCACATGGCTAAGCGATCGCGATATGCTCGAAAAAATTGGTGGCCAGACTAAAATCGCCCAACTTTGCGATCGCACTGTCAGCGCCGTCAATATCGATTTTTATGCTCAATTAGTCGCTGACAAGTATGCAAGACGCAAACTTGCCGAAGCGGCCAGAGGAGTAGTCGAGATAAGTTACAGCAATGAAATCGAATTGCCCCAGCTACTTGACCAATCGGAACAAAAGATTTTTGCGGTTACCCAATCCCGTGCCCAACAAGGACTTACTCCTGCTGCTGATATTCTCACGAAAACCTTTTATGAATTAGAAAATCGTTTTAATTCTCTGGGTACTGGCAATTCCACAGCCACAGGTTTAATTACGGGGTTCTACGATTTTGATGCAATGACTAACGGCTTGCAGCGATCGGATTTGATTATCCTCGCAGGTCGGCCGTCAATGGGCAAAACTGCCTTCGGGCTAGAAATAGCGAGAAAGATGGCAGAAATCCATCGCCTGCCTGTAGCCATCTTTAGTTTGGAAATGTCGAAGGAACAGTTAGTTTATCGTCTACTTGCTAGTCAGTCTAAAGTTCGTTCTAGTGATATGGGCATAGATAGTAATCGCCTCCGCACTGGACAAATTAGTGAAAATGAATGGGGAACTGTGGCGATGGCGATTAGTGGACTTTCGGAATTACCACTATTTATCGATGACACTCCCAATCCACCAATTACGGAATTACGCTCTAAGGCTCGTCGATTGCAGTCAGAAAAGGGAGGCGTGCTGGGTCTAATTTTGATTGATTATTTACAATTAATGGAAGGCTCAGGTTCCGATAATCGGGTGCAGGAAATCTCTAGAATTACGCGATCGCTTAAAGCTTTAGCCCGTGAATTGAATGTGCCTGTAATTGCTCTATCTCAATTAAGTCGAGGTGTAGAAGCGAGGACTAATAAGCGTCCGATGCTATCTGACTTGAGAGAATCTGGATGTCTCAGTGGTGATTCCTTAATCACAATGGCAGACACAGGAGCCGAAATTCCCATCCGTGAACTTGTCGGCAAGTCACATTTTTCAATCTGGGCAGTTAATTCCCAAACCTTCAAAATGGAACGAGCAATAGTGAGCAATGCTTTTTGTACTGGCTCCAAACCTGTTTATCAACTCAAAACTCAATTGGGGCGATCAATCAAAGCGACTACAAACCATAAATTTCTGACAATTCAGGGATGGAAAAGGCTTGATGAATTACAAATAGGCGATCGCATTGCCATGCCTCGTCAGATTCCCTGCCAAGAACTACAAACAATGAGTGATGCTGAATTAGCCTTGCTTGGACATCTAATTGGCGATGGTTGTACTTTACCGCGCCATGCAATTCAGTACACAACTAGAGAGTTAGATTTAGCAGAATTAGTAGCTAGTCTCGCAACTGAAGTATTTCGCGATCAAATAGTGCCAAGAATCAAAAAAGAAAGAGACTGGTATCAAGTCTATTTGTCATCTGCCTATCATTTAACCCATGGAATTAAGAATCCTATTACTAAATGGCTACAAAATCTTGATATATTCGGTTTGAGATCGCATGAAAAATTTATACCGTCACAAGTTTTTCAACAACCTCAAGAATCGATAGCGATCTTTTTGCGTCATCTATGGGCTACTGATGGCTGTATTCGAGCAAACAAAAAATCAAGATACCCTAGTGTTTACTATGCATCTAGCAGTAAAAGACTAGCTCAAGAAGTTCAGTCTTTATTACTAAGATTGGGAATTAATGCAACATTGAGAACTGTCTCTCAAGGAAAAAAGGGACGCGATCAACATCAAATTTGGGTAGCAGGAAAGACTGACCCAGAAAAATTTATTAACCTTGTTAGTGCAGTTGGCAAATATAAGCAGGAAAGTTTACAAGAGATTAACTTGTATATCAGTAATTCTGGAAGTGCTAATACAAATAGAGATCTAATATCAAAAGAAGTGTGGAAAACACACATTAATGTTGCTAGGGAAAAACTTGGATTAACAACTAGAGAAATGCAAGCTCATCTCGGCACTAAGTATTGCGGTTCGAGTCTTTATAAAAATGCGATTGGTCGTGATCGCATGAACAAACTAGCAATTATTTTAGAATCAAAGGAAATTCTTAATCTTGCAACCAGTGATATTTACTGGGACAAAGTAGAAGCTATTGATTTACTTGAGGAGGAAATGGTATATGACTTGACAGTGCCAAGCTTGGCTAACTTTACGGCAAATAATTTTTATGTTCATAATAGCATCGAGCAAGATGCGGATTTAGTGATTAATTTGTATCGTGATGAATATTACAATCCAGAAACTCCCGATCGCGGAGTTGCCGAAATTATTATTGCCAAGCATCGTAATGGGCCAGTTGGTACAGTTAAATTACTATTTGAACCACGCTTAACTAAGTTTGAGAATATGGCTTCTAGTCGTAGTTAA
- a CDS encoding antibiotic biosynthesis monooxygenase, with protein sequence MQKLGQHSDPITLVISEVVEPHLIEEYETWTKGINQSAQQFEGFMGVEIIRPRDHQYPEYVVIVKFDNYAHCKNWLTSTIYQQWMKRSQEFISKRSQQHQQNGLELWFTLPKSKSGNPIEPPYYKQVIIGVITVYPLILLANLLLTPFLQGLPPLLSLLISVIFISALLSYPVMPYTTKILAFWLYPSSQKRGK encoded by the coding sequence ATGCAGAAACTTGGACAGCATTCGGATCCAATTACCTTAGTTATCTCAGAAGTTGTTGAACCACATCTCATAGAAGAATATGAAACTTGGACAAAAGGAATTAATCAATCAGCTCAGCAGTTTGAGGGCTTTATGGGGGTTGAAATCATTCGTCCTCGCGATCATCAATATCCAGAGTATGTAGTTATAGTTAAATTTGACAACTATGCTCATTGTAAAAACTGGCTTACTTCAACTATTTATCAACAATGGATGAAAAGATCTCAAGAGTTTATCTCTAAGCGATCGCAACAACACCAACAAAATGGTTTAGAACTATGGTTTACCCTACCTAAGAGCAAATCAGGAAATCCAATTGAGCCCCCGTATTACAAACAAGTAATTATTGGTGTGATTACAGTTTATCCCCTGATTTTGCTCGCAAACTTGCTCTTAACTCCATTTTTGCAAGGACTACCACCATTATTAAGCTTGCTAATTTCTGTGATTTTTATATCTGCTTTACTGTCCTATCCAGTTATGCCATATACAACTAAAATACTAGCCTTTTGGCTCTATCCCTCATCCCAAAAACGAGGTAAATGA
- a CDS encoding glycosyltransferase: MSSQNHTSPQSAGKILCISHVFPPKINPLTNRIKKLLEQFQGNWQVIALTSTENGFLNEKTNVQIVKDPYPAKLINFLNKLKLNKFTYFFIWPDMAIFWILPAILKGYQLIKEHKPDVIFVFMMPYSCSLVGIALKWLTGIPLVLSLDDSISCTDMHPATSSRLHHYLDLCLEKFYVRQSNAIVYVSQFNLELVRNNQPLSEHSKFHLIRCGSDMLDFNLPVEELTNEETFEIVYTGGMNGWYKFHDPIQKTSLIKKIYRFWMELGVYKLVEIDYRTSSPVFIGKAVQKIIDQNPNLKDKIKIKLYGNKCAESIVKEVLELHNLSNIVSVFDPLPHTEVVKLSKQADLLFITLPDRLDGSEGGRISCKTYEYLTTDRPILAAVPKGENWNYLNGKSGTWLVQPNDIEAMSKVIDAVLSAKFAGAPLRYDRTNLQKELDYVYLAKDYLKIFDKLCNRSVDLNNI, from the coding sequence ATGAGCAGTCAAAATCATACATCACCTCAAAGTGCTGGAAAAATTTTATGCATCTCTCATGTTTTCCCTCCTAAGATTAACCCGCTTACTAATAGAATCAAAAAATTATTAGAACAGTTTCAGGGAAATTGGCAGGTAATTGCATTAACTAGTACAGAGAACGGATTTTTGAATGAGAAAACTAATGTTCAAATTGTTAAAGATCCCTATCCAGCCAAGCTAATTAATTTTTTAAACAAATTGAAGCTCAACAAGTTTACATATTTTTTTATCTGGCCTGACATGGCTATTTTCTGGATTTTACCTGCAATATTAAAAGGGTATCAATTAATTAAAGAACATAAGCCAGATGTAATCTTTGTATTCATGATGCCATATTCATGTTCTTTGGTAGGAATTGCATTGAAGTGGTTGACTGGTATACCTCTAGTCCTTAGCTTGGACGACTCAATCAGTTGTACTGACATGCATCCAGCAACTTCTAGTCGGCTACACCATTATTTGGACTTATGCTTAGAAAAATTCTATGTTCGCCAGTCCAACGCAATAGTTTATGTTTCTCAATTCAATCTAGAATTAGTAAGAAACAATCAGCCTCTCTCCGAGCATTCAAAGTTCCACTTAATCCGATGCGGCTCGGACATGTTAGACTTCAATCTACCTGTTGAAGAATTAACTAATGAAGAAACATTTGAAATTGTTTACACAGGGGGTATGAATGGATGGTACAAGTTTCATGATCCCATTCAGAAGACCAGCTTAATCAAAAAAATTTACAGATTTTGGATGGAGTTGGGTGTTTATAAGTTAGTGGAAATAGATTATCGTACTTCTAGTCCAGTATTTATTGGAAAAGCTGTGCAAAAAATAATTGATCAAAATCCTAATTTGAAAGATAAAATCAAGATCAAACTATACGGCAATAAATGTGCAGAATCTATAGTTAAAGAAGTTTTAGAATTGCATAATCTGTCAAATATAGTATCGGTTTTCGATCCTTTACCTCACACTGAAGTCGTCAAGTTATCTAAACAAGCCGATTTATTATTTATAACATTACCTGATCGTCTTGATGGCTCTGAAGGCGGTCGAATTTCATGTAAAACCTACGAATATCTCACTACTGATCGTCCGATTCTTGCGGCAGTTCCTAAAGGAGAGAATTGGAACTATCTGAATGGAAAATCTGGCACTTGGTTAGTACAACCAAATGATATTGAGGCAATGAGCAAAGTGATTGACGCTGTTTTATCTGCTAAATTTGCTGGAGCACCATTACGATATGACCGTACTAATCTTCAAAAAGAACTTGACTATGTATATTTAGCAAAAGATTACTTGAAAATCTTTGATAAATTGTGTAATAGAAGTGTTGATCTAAATAACATTTAA
- a CDS encoding CO2 hydration protein: MSVSSQNKTIDPALAAVKQRLQSGGALLPDSPENLLEVVGILKSYGVVLGEYYRNLTYISEHQFLVFFPFLKFFNGDFSLSKLGRHWWHDRINFEFAEYCMKAMFWHGGGGLDAYLDSEEFKKLAKLAIAAKVGRNPLTALVNQLFPDFLLEQVRLMTYYSALGYFWSFMSPLFLDLSDRYDRGEIKSIPDVVQHVQNGLVDNASVPYIYKVSINGKDYEIVPASANLTFLMDTAVPYVEAVFFRSFPFRGTVSYNAQEHQISTEISQFNYGVLYADHLPVGGAGIPPTLLMHDMRHFLPDYLHEIYKKGDRGEEDLLVKICLSFQKSMFCVTTAALRGLAPHALETEDPQEKQANDKFLAPFLDRLSRSRLYTIQ, encoded by the coding sequence ATGAGTGTATCGAGTCAAAATAAAACTATTGATCCAGCCCTTGCTGCGGTGAAGCAACGCCTACAATCAGGTGGTGCATTGCTTCCAGATTCCCCTGAGAACTTGCTAGAGGTTGTTGGCATCCTCAAAAGCTATGGTGTCGTGCTGGGTGAATATTATCGGAATCTTACCTATATTTCTGAGCATCAGTTTCTCGTATTTTTTCCGTTTTTAAAGTTCTTTAATGGTGATTTCTCCTTAAGTAAACTCGGTCGCCATTGGTGGCACGATCGCATCAATTTTGAATTTGCCGAATATTGCATGAAAGCAATGTTTTGGCATGGCGGTGGCGGTCTAGATGCCTATTTAGATTCCGAAGAATTTAAAAAACTTGCCAAGTTAGCGATCGCTGCAAAAGTTGGTCGGAATCCATTAACGGCGTTGGTAAATCAATTATTTCCAGATTTTTTGCTAGAGCAGGTGCGATTAATGACCTACTACAGTGCTCTGGGGTATTTTTGGTCATTTATGTCGCCGCTGTTTTTAGACTTAAGCGATCGCTATGATCGCGGTGAGATTAAGAGCATTCCCGATGTCGTTCAGCATGTTCAAAATGGTCTAGTTGACAACGCTAGTGTGCCTTACATCTATAAAGTATCGATTAATGGCAAAGATTACGAAATCGTACCTGCATCAGCAAATTTGACGTTTCTAATGGATACAGCTGTGCCCTATGTGGAGGCCGTATTTTTCCGATCTTTCCCATTTCGCGGCACGGTCTCCTACAATGCCCAAGAGCATCAAATTTCTACGGAAATTTCGCAATTCAATTATGGTGTACTATACGCCGATCATCTACCTGTAGGCGGTGCAGGGATTCCACCTACATTGCTGATGCATGATATGCGACATTTTTTGCCAGACTATTTACATGAGATTTACAAAAAAGGCGATCGCGGTGAAGAGGATTTGTTGGTCAAGATTTGTCTTTCTTTCCAAAAGTCGATGTTTTGTGTAACTACAGCTGCTCTGCGCGGTTTAGCACCCCATGCGTTGGAAACTGAAGATCCTCAAGAGAAGCAAGCCAATGACAAATTTCTTGCTCCTTTTTTAGATCGTCTATCGCGATCGCGTTTATATACAATTCAATAA